A part of Salmo salar chromosome ssa18, Ssal_v3.1, whole genome shotgun sequence genomic DNA contains:
- the LOC106577522 gene encoding echinoderm microtubule-associated protein-like 3 isoform X2: MDGSTNSLDDVSAGSSAEYPDRVSMMEGRLQLQENEITLLKSSLADALRRLRLHDQLIPLLRQQLIAVNPAAARVLNQVFCSDSFSSSRKLSSSSALDGTRHPTTRVRRNSEKLAKDPQEKTKKRLDKKAASSANLLTRSPSLESRTKDLIASAGSPGSRRGTQGQSIKMFIRGRPITMYVPSNIQNYDDLRMEPPVEKLELDWVYGYRGRDCRANLYLLASGEAVYFIACVVVLYHINNRTQRHYSKHTDCVRCLTIHPDKVRVASGQTAGVDKDGKPLQPYVHIWDSSTLITLQQIGLGTFERGVGSVAFSFADSGAFLCVIDDSNEHMLSVWDCAKGTKHAEVKSTNEAVFTVEFNPNDSTNIITCGKSHVYFWTLSAGSLTKKQGIFGKYKKPKFIQCFVFSLTGDVLTGDSEGNILTWGKSPGDVKTLGKGAKETFQIMRQTRAHDGSVFTLCMLQGGALLSGGGKDRKIIRWSADLAPERECEIPEMFGAVRCIADVDGEEVLVGTTRNAILRGTFSDGFVAIVQGHVDEMWGLATHPSQDVFLTCGHDRQVCVWNTEEHKLDWCTTLEEYGLCADFCPNGAVVSVGLSTGRWLVLDLQTKDVVSDYTDGNEQLSVMRYSPDGSFLAVGSHDNFIYIYNVTESGRRYSRYGKCNGHSSFITHLDWSKDGKYIMSNSGDYEILYWDIAGGCKLLRNRYESKDREWASYTCVLGFHVMGVWLEGSDGTDINALCRSHNERMVAVADDFCKVHLFQYPCPKPKAPNHIYEGHGSHVTNVRFTHCDSHVLSMGGKDTCILQWRVKRGGMGDSGGDRLHSSSSTSTSSPEP; this comes from the exons ATGATGTGTCGGCAGGCAGCAGCGCTGAGTACCCAGACCGGGTGTCCATGATGGAGGGGCGCCTTCAGTTGCAGGAAAACGAGATCACTCTGCTCAAGTCATCACTGGCCGACGCTCTGCGCAGGCTCCGCCTCCACGACCAGCTGATCCCCCTGCTGAGACAGCAGCTCATCGCAG TGAACCCTGCAGCGGCCCGTGTCCTGAACCAGGTCTTCTGCTCTGATAGTTTCTCCAGCTCCCGTAAACTGTCGTCCAGCTCAGCCCTGGATGGCACCCGCCACCCTACTACCAG AGTTCGCAGGAACAGTGAGAAACTGGCAAAGGACCCCCAGGAGAAGACCAAGAAGCGTTTGGACAAAAAGGCAGCTTCTTCGGCCAACCTCCTCACCCGATCCCCCAGTCTGGAGAG CCGGACCAAAGATCTCATCGCCAGTGCAG GATCTCCCGGATCGAGACGAGGAACCCAAG GTCAATCAATCAAGATGTTCATCCGCGGTCGACCAATCACCATGTACGTCCCCTCCAACATCCAGAACTACGATGACCTGAGGATGGAGCCACCTGTAGAGAAACTGGAACTCGATTGGGT TTACGGTTACCGGGGGCGCGACTGCCGAGCCAACCTGTACCTGCTGGCGTCGGGGGAGGCAGTATACTTCATCGCCTGCGTGGTGGTGCTGTACCACATCAACAACCGCACTCAACGCCACTACAGCAAACACACAGACTGTGTCCGCTG TCTAACCATCCATCCAGACAAGGTGCGGGTGGCGTCGGGACAGACGGCTGGGGTGGATAAGGATGGCAAG CCCCTGCAGCCTTATGTCCACATATGGGATTCCTCCACACTGATCACCCTACAACAGATAGGACTGGGCACGTTTGAGCGAGGTGTAGGATCTGTAGCCTTCTCCTTTGCA GACtctggagccttcctctgtgtgaTTGATGACTCCAATGAacacatgctgtctgtgtgggactGCGCCAAAGGAACCAAGCACGCAGAGGTTAAG AGCACCAACGAGGCAGTGTTTACAGTGGAGTTCAACCCCAACGACAGCACCAACATCATCACCTGTGGGAAGTCTCACGTCTACTTCTGGACGCTAAGTGCTGGCTCACTCACCAAGAAACAGGGCATCTTTGGG AAATACAAGAAGCCCAAGTTCATCCAGTGCTTTGTGTTCAGCCTGACGGGAGACGTGCTGACTGGGGACTCAGAGGGGAACATCCTGACATGGGGCAAATCACCTGGCGACGTCAAGACACTGGGGAAAGGGGCCAAAG AGACGTTCCAGATCATGCGGCAGACGCGGGCCCACGATGGCAGTGTGTTTACTCTGTGTATGCTGCAGGGGGGTGCCCTCCTCAGCGGCGGGGGCAAAGACCGTAAGATCATCCGCTGGAGCGCTGACCTTGCACccgagagagagtgtgag attccagaaatgttcggGGCGGTCCGTTGCATTGCGGATGTAGACGGGGAAGAGGTGTTGGTTGGTACCACCCGAAATGCCATCCTGAGGGGCACTTTCTCTGACGGCTTTGTGGCCATAGTACAG GGCCATGTGGATGAGATGTGGGGCTTggccacacacccctcccaggATGTCTTCCTCACCTGTGGACATGACAGACAGGTGTGCGTGTGGAACACAGAGGAGCACAAACTGGACTGGTGCACCACGCTAGAG GAGTATGGGCTGTGTGCTGATTTCTGTCCCAATGGGGCTGTGGTGTCTGTTGGGCTCAGCACAGGCAG GTGGCTGGTCCTTGACCTGCAGACCAAAGATGTAGTCTCAGACTACACCGACGGGAATGAACAGCTGTCCGTAATGAGATACTCACCAG ATGGAAGCTTCCTGGCCGTGGGTTCCCATGACAACTTCATCTACATCTATAACGTCACAGAGAGTGGACGGCGCTACTCCCGCTACGGAAAGTGCAAT GGTCACTCCAGCTTCATCACTCACCTTGATTGGTCCAAAGACGGGAAGTACATTATGTCCAACTCAGGCGATTACGAAATCCTTTACT GGGACATCGCTGGAGGCTGCAAACTGTTGAGGAACCGCTATGAGAGCAAAGACAGAGAATGGGCGTCCTACACCTGCGTACTGGGCTTTCACGTCATGG GTGTGTGGTTGGAGGGTTCAGACGGTACAGACATCAACGCCCTCTGTCGCTCCCACAATGAGAGAATGGTGGCGGTGGCCGATGACTTCTGTAAAGTCCACCTCTTCCAGTACCCCTGCCCAAAACCCAAA GCTCCAAACCACATTTATGAGGGCCACGGCAGTCACGTGACCAACGTGCGCTTCACCCACTGTGACAGTCACGTGCTCTCCATGGGTGGCAAGGACACCTGTATCCTCCAGTGGAGGGtcaagagaggagggatgggggacaGCGGGGGAGACCGCCTacactcctcctcttccacctcaaCCAGCTCCCCAGAACCTTAA
- the LOC106577522 gene encoding echinoderm microtubule-associated protein-like 4 isoform X1, producing MDGSTNSLDDVSAGSSAEYPDRVSMMEGRLQLQENEITLLKSSLADALRRLRLHDQLIPLLRQQLIAVNPAAARVLNQVFCSDSFSSSRKLSSSSALDGTRHPTTSQVGNNIEGENGHYGDNGSLAPMCKPPTYDRATQTELTPLGQDQVLDRVPLALTSDIQSLSLEDALPKGISLTEGSRAKLHRIQGLEEEDEEVEKEKDLSRASSVEEPIHPTTIRSLQREDLQDPNGSTESLSSARQTPISGSPAPPKDLPPSPRSGPLSTILEGQNKPLVRRNSEKLAKDPQEKTKKRLDKKAASSANLLTRSPSLESRTKDLIASAGSPGSRRGTQGQSIKMFIRGRPITMYVPSNIQNYDDLRMEPPVEKLELDWVYGYRGRDCRANLYLLASGEAVYFIACVVVLYHINNRTQRHYSKHTDCVRCLTIHPDKVRVASGQTAGVDKDGKPLQPYVHIWDSSTLITLQQIGLGTFERGVGSVAFSFADSGAFLCVIDDSNEHMLSVWDCAKGTKHAEVKSTNEAVFTVEFNPNDSTNIITCGKSHVYFWTLSAGSLTKKQGIFGKYKKPKFIQCFVFSLTGDVLTGDSEGNILTWGKSPGDVKTLGKGAKETFQIMRQTRAHDGSVFTLCMLQGGALLSGGGKDRKIIRWSADLAPERECEIPEMFGAVRCIADVDGEEVLVGTTRNAILRGTFSDGFVAIVQGHVDEMWGLATHPSQDVFLTCGHDRQVCVWNTEEHKLDWCTTLEEYGLCADFCPNGAVVSVGLSTGRWLVLDLQTKDVVSDYTDGNEQLSVMRYSPDGSFLAVGSHDNFIYIYNVTESGRRYSRYGKCNGHSSFITHLDWSKDGKYIMSNSGDYEILYWDIAGGCKLLRNRYESKDREWASYTCVLGFHVMGVWLEGSDGTDINALCRSHNERMVAVADDFCKVHLFQYPCPKPKAPNHIYEGHGSHVTNVRFTHCDSHVLSMGGKDTCILQWRVKRGGMGDSGGDRLHSSSSTSTSSPEP from the exons ATGATGTGTCGGCAGGCAGCAGCGCTGAGTACCCAGACCGGGTGTCCATGATGGAGGGGCGCCTTCAGTTGCAGGAAAACGAGATCACTCTGCTCAAGTCATCACTGGCCGACGCTCTGCGCAGGCTCCGCCTCCACGACCAGCTGATCCCCCTGCTGAGACAGCAGCTCATCGCAG TGAACCCTGCAGCGGCCCGTGTCCTGAACCAGGTCTTCTGCTCTGATAGTTTCTCCAGCTCCCGTAAACTGTCGTCCAGCTCAGCCCTGGATGGCACCCGCCACCCTACTACCAG cCAAGTGGGAAACAACATTGAAGGTGAGAATGGTCACTATGGGGACAATGGATCCCTAGCCCCTATGTGTAAGCCCCCTACATATGATCGGGCTACCCAGACAGAGCTCACTCCGCTGGGGCAGGACCAGGTGCTAGACAGGGTCCCCCTGGCTCTCACCAGTGACATCCAGAGCCTCTCCCTGGAAGATGCCCTCCCCAAGGGTATCTCTCTGACTGAGGGGTCCCGGGCCAAGCTCCACCGCATCCAGGGgcttgaagaggaggatgaggaagtggaGAAGGAAAAGGACCTGAGCAGGGCGTCTTCTGTAGAGGAGCCCATCCACCCCACCACCATCAGGAGCCTCCAGAGAGAGGACCTCCAGGACCCCAATGGCTCCACGGAGAGCCTGAGTTCAGCCCGCCAGACCCCAATCTCGGGGTCCCCAGCCCCCCCTAAGGACCTGCCCCCCAGCCCCCGGAGCGGACCTCTCTCCACTATCCTGGAGGGACAGAATAAACCCTT AGTTCGCAGGAACAGTGAGAAACTGGCAAAGGACCCCCAGGAGAAGACCAAGAAGCGTTTGGACAAAAAGGCAGCTTCTTCGGCCAACCTCCTCACCCGATCCCCCAGTCTGGAGAG CCGGACCAAAGATCTCATCGCCAGTGCAG GATCTCCCGGATCGAGACGAGGAACCCAAG GTCAATCAATCAAGATGTTCATCCGCGGTCGACCAATCACCATGTACGTCCCCTCCAACATCCAGAACTACGATGACCTGAGGATGGAGCCACCTGTAGAGAAACTGGAACTCGATTGGGT TTACGGTTACCGGGGGCGCGACTGCCGAGCCAACCTGTACCTGCTGGCGTCGGGGGAGGCAGTATACTTCATCGCCTGCGTGGTGGTGCTGTACCACATCAACAACCGCACTCAACGCCACTACAGCAAACACACAGACTGTGTCCGCTG TCTAACCATCCATCCAGACAAGGTGCGGGTGGCGTCGGGACAGACGGCTGGGGTGGATAAGGATGGCAAG CCCCTGCAGCCTTATGTCCACATATGGGATTCCTCCACACTGATCACCCTACAACAGATAGGACTGGGCACGTTTGAGCGAGGTGTAGGATCTGTAGCCTTCTCCTTTGCA GACtctggagccttcctctgtgtgaTTGATGACTCCAATGAacacatgctgtctgtgtgggactGCGCCAAAGGAACCAAGCACGCAGAGGTTAAG AGCACCAACGAGGCAGTGTTTACAGTGGAGTTCAACCCCAACGACAGCACCAACATCATCACCTGTGGGAAGTCTCACGTCTACTTCTGGACGCTAAGTGCTGGCTCACTCACCAAGAAACAGGGCATCTTTGGG AAATACAAGAAGCCCAAGTTCATCCAGTGCTTTGTGTTCAGCCTGACGGGAGACGTGCTGACTGGGGACTCAGAGGGGAACATCCTGACATGGGGCAAATCACCTGGCGACGTCAAGACACTGGGGAAAGGGGCCAAAG AGACGTTCCAGATCATGCGGCAGACGCGGGCCCACGATGGCAGTGTGTTTACTCTGTGTATGCTGCAGGGGGGTGCCCTCCTCAGCGGCGGGGGCAAAGACCGTAAGATCATCCGCTGGAGCGCTGACCTTGCACccgagagagagtgtgag attccagaaatgttcggGGCGGTCCGTTGCATTGCGGATGTAGACGGGGAAGAGGTGTTGGTTGGTACCACCCGAAATGCCATCCTGAGGGGCACTTTCTCTGACGGCTTTGTGGCCATAGTACAG GGCCATGTGGATGAGATGTGGGGCTTggccacacacccctcccaggATGTCTTCCTCACCTGTGGACATGACAGACAGGTGTGCGTGTGGAACACAGAGGAGCACAAACTGGACTGGTGCACCACGCTAGAG GAGTATGGGCTGTGTGCTGATTTCTGTCCCAATGGGGCTGTGGTGTCTGTTGGGCTCAGCACAGGCAG GTGGCTGGTCCTTGACCTGCAGACCAAAGATGTAGTCTCAGACTACACCGACGGGAATGAACAGCTGTCCGTAATGAGATACTCACCAG ATGGAAGCTTCCTGGCCGTGGGTTCCCATGACAACTTCATCTACATCTATAACGTCACAGAGAGTGGACGGCGCTACTCCCGCTACGGAAAGTGCAAT GGTCACTCCAGCTTCATCACTCACCTTGATTGGTCCAAAGACGGGAAGTACATTATGTCCAACTCAGGCGATTACGAAATCCTTTACT GGGACATCGCTGGAGGCTGCAAACTGTTGAGGAACCGCTATGAGAGCAAAGACAGAGAATGGGCGTCCTACACCTGCGTACTGGGCTTTCACGTCATGG GTGTGTGGTTGGAGGGTTCAGACGGTACAGACATCAACGCCCTCTGTCGCTCCCACAATGAGAGAATGGTGGCGGTGGCCGATGACTTCTGTAAAGTCCACCTCTTCCAGTACCCCTGCCCAAAACCCAAA GCTCCAAACCACATTTATGAGGGCCACGGCAGTCACGTGACCAACGTGCGCTTCACCCACTGTGACAGTCACGTGCTCTCCATGGGTGGCAAGGACACCTGTATCCTCCAGTGGAGGGtcaagagaggagggatgggggacaGCGGGGGAGACCGCCTacactcctcctcttccacctcaaCCAGCTCCCCAGAACCTTAA